The Pseudomonas berkeleyensis genome includes a region encoding these proteins:
- a CDS encoding copper chaperone PCu(A)C, with protein MTLKKTLLGLTLLLPALLAQAHEYEVGQLHIDHPWSREMPPVAPTAAAYFVVHNKGSEADRLLSVSTPVAGKAELHEHVHADGVMKMQQVQDVAIPAGGEVKFEPMGYHVMLFNLKQQAKDGERFPLTLTFEKAGAVEVEVAVQKDVPEGHDHAAGHDAGKHQH; from the coding sequence ATGACCCTGAAGAAAACCCTGCTCGGCCTGACCCTGCTGCTGCCTGCGCTGCTGGCCCAGGCGCATGAATACGAAGTTGGCCAACTGCATATCGACCATCCCTGGTCGCGCGAGATGCCGCCGGTGGCGCCGACTGCCGCTGCTTACTTCGTGGTGCACAACAAGGGCAGCGAGGCTGATCGCCTGCTCAGCGTCAGCACGCCGGTGGCCGGCAAAGCCGAGCTGCACGAGCACGTGCATGCCGATGGCGTGATGAAGATGCAGCAGGTGCAGGATGTGGCCATCCCCGCCGGTGGCGAGGTGAAGTTCGAGCCCATGGGCTATCACGTCATGCTGTTCAACCTGAAGCAGCAGGCCAAGGATGGTGAGCGCTTCCCGCTGACCCTCACCTTCGAGAAAGCCGGTGCTGTCGAGGTCGAGGTCGCCGTGCAGAAAGATGTGCCGGAGGGGCACGATCATGCCGCCGGTCATGACGCAGGCAAGCACCAGCACTGA
- a CDS encoding TonB-dependent receptor, with protein sequence MQVTQKTLKHSIHLAALALGLQAIPALADSTLALGTVTVTGEEKGPLSSYNVLSSVDYVGSDVLEKQPVQYSWELFNRVPGVMLTQFNQGTTSGKLSFRGFNGEGEVNAVKLLIDGIPSNTNDGNMPFIDMVFPLDIEDIEVVRGTNDPRYGLHNIAGNASINTRIGGDEGKLRLRSGSFDTQELQLVKGIETGNWSQNYFVAYQKSGGYRDHADAERQSFAGKWFYTADAGWRAGLIARHYEGEALESGYLSHADAHGHPRQSYASNATDKGERSMDQLSLHLDTDVAENLAWSSKAYYNHFKDRRWVRYWRTVGQQERFNDEDQYGAISSLTWRPVVSGLHDFALEGGADIQRQEVVSERYATVSRVRTAQTRDQVFDLTTTGVYVQAVIEPWESLKLIPAYRVDRIEGDYRNELTGERASANDYGSIRQPKFSLVYSPWKEASFYANWGRTFQVGVGSGAYKLAGQADDLKPSINEGWETGIKFSPVAWLDGRVAYWEQHATDEVQRKLNDAVGDSENVGETLRRGYDVQLNLYPSDLARIWLSYSRQFSEILEPSPNLPASKGKEMDHVPHHLYALGADYQASAKLKLSAWVNGQSDYYLERTNTTGEYGRYTLLNLGAEYRVSETVSVDVQMKNVTNRYYEYVWYDSTAGVAQSLHAPGDGRALYAGLTLDF encoded by the coding sequence ATGCAAGTGACGCAAAAAACGCTTAAACACTCTATTCACCTTGCTGCACTGGCCCTCGGTCTGCAGGCCATTCCCGCTCTGGCCGACAGCACCCTGGCACTGGGCACCGTCACTGTCACCGGTGAGGAAAAAGGGCCGCTGTCGAGCTACAACGTACTCAGCTCGGTGGATTACGTCGGCAGTGACGTGCTGGAAAAACAACCCGTGCAGTACAGCTGGGAGCTGTTCAACCGCGTGCCGGGGGTGATGCTGACCCAGTTCAACCAGGGCACCACCTCCGGCAAGTTGTCGTTTCGTGGCTTCAACGGCGAGGGCGAGGTCAACGCGGTGAAGCTGTTGATCGATGGCATCCCGAGCAATACCAATGACGGCAACATGCCGTTCATCGACATGGTGTTCCCGCTGGATATCGAAGACATCGAAGTGGTGCGCGGCACCAACGACCCGCGCTACGGCCTGCACAACATCGCCGGCAATGCCAGCATCAACACCCGCATCGGCGGCGACGAAGGCAAGCTGCGCCTGCGCAGTGGCAGCTTCGATACCCAGGAGCTGCAACTGGTAAAAGGCATCGAGACAGGCAACTGGTCACAGAACTACTTCGTCGCCTACCAGAAGAGTGGCGGCTACCGCGATCACGCCGATGCCGAACGCCAGAGCTTCGCCGGCAAGTGGTTCTACACCGCCGATGCCGGCTGGCGCGCCGGGCTGATCGCCCGCCACTACGAAGGCGAGGCGCTGGAGTCCGGCTACCTGAGTCATGCCGATGCTCATGGTCATCCGCGCCAGTCCTATGCCAGCAACGCCACCGACAAGGGTGAGCGCAGCATGGATCAGCTCAGTCTGCATCTGGATACGGATGTCGCCGAGAATCTGGCCTGGTCGAGCAAGGCCTACTACAACCACTTCAAGGATCGTCGTTGGGTACGTTACTGGCGCACTGTCGGTCAGCAGGAGCGCTTCAACGACGAGGATCAATACGGTGCCATCAGCAGCCTGACTTGGCGCCCGGTGGTCAGTGGCCTGCATGACTTTGCCTTGGAAGGCGGTGCCGATATCCAGCGCCAGGAGGTGGTCAGCGAGCGCTATGCGACGGTTAGCCGTGTGCGCACTGCGCAGACTCGCGATCAGGTGTTCGATCTGACCACCACCGGTGTTTACGTGCAGGCAGTGATCGAGCCCTGGGAAAGCCTCAAGCTGATCCCGGCCTATCGTGTCGACCGCATCGAGGGTGACTATCGCAACGAACTGACCGGCGAGCGCGCCAGCGCCAACGACTACGGCAGCATCCGCCAGCCCAAATTCAGCCTGGTTTACTCGCCCTGGAAGGAAGCCAGCTTCTACGCCAACTGGGGGCGCACCTTCCAGGTCGGCGTCGGCTCCGGCGCCTACAAGCTGGCGGGCCAGGCCGATGACCTCAAGCCATCGATCAACGAAGGCTGGGAAACCGGCATCAAGTTCAGCCCGGTGGCCTGGCTCGATGGCCGCGTGGCCTACTGGGAGCAGCACGCCACCGACGAGGTGCAGCGCAAGCTCAACGATGCCGTCGGTGATTCGGAGAACGTCGGCGAGACCCTACGCCGTGGTTACGACGTGCAGCTCAACCTGTACCCGAGCGACCTGGCGCGCATCTGGTTGTCCTACTCGCGGCAGTTCTCCGAGATACTCGAACCGAGCCCCAATCTGCCGGCGAGCAAGGGCAAGGAAATGGATCACGTACCGCATCATCTCTACGCCCTGGGCGCCGATTATCAGGCCAGCGCCAAGCTCAAGCTCAGCGCCTGGGTCAACGGCCAGAGCGACTACTACCTGGAACGCACCAACACCACGGGCGAGTATGGTCGCTACACCTTGCTCAACCTCGGTGCCGAATACCGTGTCAGCGAGACGGTCAGCGTCGATGTGCAGATGAAGAACGTCACCAACCGCTACTACGAATACGTGTGGTACGACAGCACTGCGGGCGTTGCCCAATCCCTGCATGCACCGGGCGACGGCCGCGCGCTGTACGCCGGTTTGACCCTGGATTTCTGA